The DNA region ATCAATTCTCCATCGAATCCAACGGGTAACCTATTATCGTTGAAAGTCATGGAAGAAATCGCGGAAATTGCCCGCGAGAATTGCTTCGTCGTTTCCGATGAAATTTACCACGGTCTAGTATATGAGGGAAGAGAGCATTCCATTTTAGAATTCACCGATGGGGCCTTTGTCCTCAATGGATTTTCCAAAGCCTATGCCATGACTGGCTGGAGGTTGGGATATGTAATTGCCCCCAAAGAGTTCATAAGACCAATGCAAAAAATACAGCAAAACTTCTTCATTTCGGCGAATAACTTCGTTCAATGGGCGGGAATCGCCGCTTTGAAAGAAGCTAAAGCAGATGTGAAGAGGATGGTCGAAATCTACGATCAAAGAAGGAAATATATCATCCCTAAGCTGAGAGAGATTGGATTCGGCATAAAAGTCGAGCCCACAGGCGCTTTCTATGTCCTAGCAAACGCAAAACGTTTTGGTAATGATTCATACAAGTTAGCCCTTGAGATTCTGGAAAATGCAAAAGTAGCGGTAACACCGGGAATCGACTTTGGAGATAATGCCGAGGGATACCTTCGTTTCTCCTACGCTAACTCACTAGAGAACATAGCAGAAGGTATGAATCGGCTGGAGAAATACTTGAAGGGAAAAACCCTTAGCGAAAGTTAGAATTTTTTCGGCAACTCCCGTTAGTCCTCTTCAACGAGAGAGGCCACGTAAGAGAGATTTCTGTAGCGCTCTGCATAATCAAGCCCATAACCCACGACAAAGACGTTGGGGATGGCAAAACCCACATAATCCAAGTTTATGGGTACCTCTCGACGTTCCTTTTTATCCAGAAGCGCACAGACCTTAAGACTCGCTGGTTTTTTGGAGGCCAAGTAATCGAGGATGAATTTCAGAGTGTGACCAGTGTCCACGATGTCTTCCACCACAAGAACGTGCCTTTCCCGGATATCAACTTCGAGTTCTTTGGTAACTCTTACCCTTCCCGTGGTCTTCATTCTTCGCCCATAGCTTGAAGTGGCCATAAAATCGATTTCCACTGGAAGTGAGAGGTGCTTTAATAAATCCCCCAGGAACATGAAGGCACCTTTTAAGATGCATACCATCAAAATATCTT from Actinomycetota bacterium includes:
- a CDS encoding pyridoxal phosphate-dependent aminotransferase, whose product is EPDFDTPNCIKEAAYKALKEGKTGYTHSLGLPELREAISEHYRRKYGVEVAPDQIVITSGTSPAMFLIFSVLLNSGDEVILSNPCYACYPNFVEFLDGVPIYIDVYEEDGFQYRPEKIREKINPKAKAIFINSPSNPTGNLLSLKVMEEIAEIARENCFVVSDEIYHGLVYEGREHSILEFTDGAFVLNGFSKAYAMTGWRLGYVIAPKEFIRPMQKIQQNFFISANNFVQWAGIAALKEAKADVKRMVEIYDQRRKYIIPKLREIGFGIKVEPTGAFYVLANAKRFGNDSYKLALEILENAKVAVTPGIDFGDNAEGYLRFSYANSLENIAEGMNRLEKYLKGKTLSES
- the hpt gene encoding hypoxanthine phosphoribosyltransferase: MSQNGRICEANLKVGKVLISQEQIQAKVKELADRISQDYRGKDILMVCILKGAFMFLGDLLKHLSLPVEIDFMATSSYGRRMKTTGRVRVTKELEVDIRERHVLVVEDIVDTGHTLKFILDYLASKKPASLKVCALLDKKERREVPINLDYVGFAIPNVFVVGYGLDYAERYRNLSYVASLVEED